The proteins below come from a single Aspergillus oryzae RIB40 DNA, chromosome 5 genomic window:
- a CDS encoding putative amino acid transporter (predicted protein) has product MGYSSEDISDLDKANNKAMEAGAEKLGVPPHYDKDLVGEMDERERDIVEDGIHKFSRLGWKRLTVVLIVEAVALGSLSIPSSFAKLGMVAGVICTVGLGLVAVYTSHIIGQVKLKFPHVAHYPDAGQLMFGRFGKELINIMLILELLFLTGSHCLTGTIAFVNITSSDVCSVVWGVVSAVILLLLAVPPSFTEMAILGYVDFVSIIAAIGITIIGTGIKSTKEIGLSNVNWSAWPHEGLTFTDGFIAISNIIFAYSFALCQFSFMDEMHTPKDYVKSIWALGITEIIIYTLTGALIYAFVGVDVGSPALLSAGNLLSKVAFGIALPVIFISGSINTVVLGRLVHGRIFKNSPIRFINTKMGWITWLAVITVATVVAFVIAEVIPFFNDLLSICSALFVSGFTFYFPALMWFILIREGNWNEPKNLALGAINVAVLLIGLVTLVGGTYSSVDDIINNYREGSVRGVFSCSPPA; this is encoded by the exons ATGGGCTACTCCTCAGAAGATATTTCTGACCTCGACAAGGCCAATAACAAAGCCATGGAGGCTGGGGCCGAGAAGCTTGGTGTCCCCCCTCACTATGATAAGGACTTGGTTGGTGAAATggatgagagggaaagggacATCGTCGAGGATGGTATCCATAAGTTCAGCCGTCTCGGTTGGAAGCGTCTCACCGTCGTGCTTATTGTGGAGGCTGTTGCTCTCGGAAGTTTGTCCATTCCTTCTAGTTTTGCGAAGCTTGGTATGGTGGCTGGTGTCATCTGTACCGTTGGTCTGGGTCTCGTTGCTGTCTATACTAGTCACATTATCGGTCAAGTGAAGTTGAAGTTCCCACATGTCGCTCACTATCCCGACGCTGGCCAGCTCATGTTTGGTCGTTTCGGCAAAGAACTGATCAACATTATGCTCATCTTGGAACTTCTGTTCCTCACCGGCTCGCATTGTCTGACTGGTACGATTGCCTTTGTGAACATCACCAGCAGTGACGTTTGCTCCGTTGTTTGGGGAGTCGTGTCTGCTGTGATTCTGCTGCTCCTCGCAGTACCGCCGAGTTTCACCGAAATGGCTATTCTGGGTTACGTCGACTTTGTCTCTATCATTGCCGCAATTGGTATCACCATCATTGGCACCGGTATCAAGAGTACCAAGGAAATCGGACTCTCCAATGTCAATTGGTCCGCCTGGCCACATGAAGGCCTCACCTTCACCGACGGTTTCATTGCAATTTCCAACATTATCTTCGCCTACAGTTTCGCTCTCTGCCAGTTCTCCTTCATGGACGAAATGCATACACCCAAGGACTACGTCAAGTCTATCTGGGCTTTGGGTATTACTGAGATTATTATCTACACCTTGACTGGTGCGCTGATTTATGCCTTCGTCGGTGTCGATGTGGGTAGCCCCGCCCTGCTTTCCGCTGGTAATCTGTTGAGCAAAGTGGCCTTCGGTATCGCCCTTCCCGTTATTTTCATCAGTGGTTCCATCAACACTGTCGTGCTGGGCCGTCTGGTTCACGGTCGCATTTTCAAGAACTCTCCTATTAGATTCATCAATACCAAGATGGGATGGATTACCTGGTTGGCCGTTATCACTGTGGCTACCGTTGTCGCTTTCGTTATCGCCGAGGTTATCCCCTTCTTCAACGATCTGCTGTCGATTTGCTCGGCCCTCTTCGTCTCCGGTTTCACTTTCTACTTCCCGGCCCTGATGTGGTTCATTCTCATCCGTGAGGGCAACTGGAATGAGCCCAAGAACCTGGCCCTGGGTGCTATCAACGTGGCCGTGTTGCTCATCGGTCTCGTCACTCTTGTTGGTGGCACCTACTCCAGTGTCGATGATATT ATCAACAATTACCGCGAGGGCAGCGTTAGAGGCGTTTTCTCATGCAGTCCCCCAGCCTAA
- a CDS encoding putative RNA binding protein (predicted protein), which produces MFRVAAPTGAKLRIENLHYDITESDLEDLFTRIGPISNLSLVYDRAGRSEGVAFVTYERPSDARTAISEFDGANAKGQPIRVTLVSTGGGRRDRNPFDNVERPKGSLFDRVERPRDRDSRSLSPGSGHESADDGARRRRGRRGGGGRYRRSDVSKPAPEHIDRYVPGQRSPARRPANGRRQGQGESRRAPAARPKKTQEELDQEMDDYWGTANTGADKETVPVEPQQVAPATAAATAGDDDVDMIE; this is translated from the exons ATGTTTCGCGTAGC CGCTCCTACTGGAGCTAAGCTTCGTATTGAGAACCTTCATTATGATATTACAGAAAGTGATCTTGAG gATCTATTCACTCGAATTGGTCCGATCAGCAACCTGTCTCTCGTCTATGACCGAGCAGGACGCTCTGAGGGCGTGGCTTTTGTTACCTATGAACGTCCCAGCGATGCGAGAACGGCCATAAGCGAGTTTGACGGCGCGAATGCTAAAGGACAACCTATTCGTGTGACTCTTGTTTCCACGGGTGGTGGACGACGAGACCGGAATCCCTTTGACAACGTTGAGAGACCTAAGGGTAGCTTGTTTGACCGTGTAGAGCGCCCACGCGATCGTGACTCTCGCAGTCTTAGTCCCGGAAGTGGACATGAAAGTGCTGACGATGGTGCACGCCGCCGTCGTGGACGCCGGGGAGGTGGTGGACGCTACCGACGTAGCGATGTCTCCAAGCCAGCTCCGGAACATATAGATCGGTATGTTCCTGGACAGCGATCGCCGGCACGTCGTCCCGCCAACGGACGACGCCAGGGACAAGGCGAGAGCCGTCGCGCTCCTGCTGCTCGACCCAAGAAGACACAGGAAGAGCTGGACCAAGAGATGGACGATTACTGGGGCACTGCAAACACTGGTGCTGACAAGGAGACCGTTCCGGTTGAGCCGCAGCAAGTTGCACCTgcgactgctgctgctactgctggCGACGACGATGTTGACATGATTGAGTAA
- a CDS encoding putative NUDIX family hydrolase (nucleoside diphosphate-sugar hydrolase of the MutT (NUDIX) family) has translation MSTFTIPCDHGQQSLSVDCTPDLNKDDLLRFPAFQIWLSTLQQSLKRQQDPSHEFHKDPYVLRKIDIQAVDFFKGGRLGFVKFKADVSNGNGESLPGSVFLRGGSVGMLLLLQPDDVHPSVEDEKRAILTIQPRIPAGSLTFAEIPAGMLDDAGSFAGAAAKEIQEETGLTIPQDELIDMTSLALQSAASPEDVETLQKAVYPSAGGSDEFIPLFLCQKRMPRKDIESLQGRLTGLREHGEKITLKLIPLKELWKEGLRDGKTLASWALYKGLKDEGKI, from the exons ATGTCCACTTTTACAATTCCGTGTGACCATGGTCAGCAATCCCTGTCTGTAGATTGCACGCCTGATCTcaacaaggatgatctaTTGCGATTCCCTGCTTTCCAGATCTGGCTGTCTACCCTGCAACAATCGTTAAAGCGGCAACAAGACCCCTCACACGAGTTCCACAAAGACCCTTATGTCCTACGCAAGATTGATATCCAGGCCGTCGATTTTTTCAAGGGAGGGAGATTAGGGTTCGTGAAATTCAAAGCTGATGTATCAAACGGAAATGGCGAGTCACTTCCTGGAAGCGTTTTTCTTCGTGGAGGCAGTGTAGGAATGCTG CTTCTGCTCCAACCTGATGACGTGCACCCTTCAGTGGAAGACGAAAAGAGGGCGATCTTGACCATTCAACCCCGCATTCCTGCCGGCTCCCTTACTTTCGCCGAAATCCCCGCCGGAATGCTTGACGATGCCGGCTCTTTTGCTGGAGCCGCAGCGAAGGAGATACAAGAAGAGACCGGCTTGACGATTCCTCAGGATGAACTGATCGATATGACCTCGCTTGCATTGCAATCAGCTGCAAGCCCCGAGGACGTAGAGACATTGCAAAAGGCTGTATATCCATCGGCTGGCGGAAGCGATGAGTTTATTCCTTTATTCTTGTGTCAGAAGCGAATGCCGCGTAAGGATATTGAAAGCCTACAGGGACGATTGACCGGGTTACGTGAGCATGGAGAGAAGATCACTCTAAAATTAATACCTTTAAAGGAATTGTGGAAAGAGGGGTTACGAGACGGAAAGACACTCGCATCATGGGCGTTGTATAAAGGACTCAAAGATGAGGGGAAAATATGA
- a CDS encoding initiator tRNA phosphoribosyl transferase family protein (initiator tRNA phosphoribosyl-transferase), with the protein MGGDSDPFPVSVSSLHFPSKEQTISQTLSSLRRSALSITNRLQSIESDANFVREVADYYDLPLVANERCGSWYIPPEAKAGSAYFKSTDGHTGQWDFSFRRLNLQILPISRKHGGCIIVDSTRRGKLMPDALSKTVPIWCAVINRALFPSDTAYHPVQFPPNFLGASEESQIEHRIDDFVKSLKDLKLDLDDLKQKLGKPIRVAWANRSYFHPTDLRKGDAYNLFVLCSASKRVHGAEMSEGGYIQGAGDDSEGWAHGLTPPVFWEHKSTLAATGEEDLPELIVELVEEHRKQDGRQQATLITPTRNLYISPTDPQLNGGGTYDLVIDCNGNPEASEGNSKRLNLGCGVSKLGSRDLRKHLHQVLAFTSSQLESNPSQSMLVTCESGKDLSAGALLAILCLCYDDEGKYPYVQSQSGHANHATGNFAGSHAKNKIDKQFIRQRLAWIVSSKHDVNPSRATLQSVNAFLMERPDY; encoded by the exons ATGGGTGGTGATTCTGATCCCTTCCCGGTGTCCGTATCGTCTCttcatttcccctccaaaGAGCAAACTATTTCCCAAACGCTGTCGTCCTTGCGCCGATCAGCCCTCTCCATCACAAACCGACTTCAATCGATTGAATCCGACGCCAATTTTGTCCGTGAAGTGGCTGACTACTACGATCTCCCCTTAGTCGCCAACGAGAGATGTGGTAGTTGGTATATCCCTCCGGAGGCCAAAGCTGGCAGCGCTTACTTCAAGAGCACGGATGGTCATACGGGCCAATGGGACTTTAGCTTCCGTAGACTAAACCTGCAGATTCTACCCATTTCTCGGAAGCATGGAGG ctgcatcaTCGTTGACTCAACACGCCGGGGAAAAT TGATGCCTGATGCCTTATCCAAGACGGTTCCGATCTGGTGTGCGGTAATCAATCGAGCACTATTTCCGTCCGACACTGCATACCATCCCGTGCAATTTCCGCCGAACTTTTTGGGTGCCTCCGAAGAGTCACAGATTGAGCACAGGATCGATGATTTTGTTAAATCGCTCAAG GATCTCAAGCTCGATTTAGATGATCTCAAGCAAAAGCTAGGAAAGCCCATTCGGGTCGCCTGGGCGAATCGCTCATATTTTCATCCAACTGATCTGCGAAAGGGAGATGCATATAATCTCTTTGTTCTCTGCTCCGCTTCCAAGCGTGTCCATGGCGCGGAAATGTCGGAGGGTGGTTACATCCAAGGAGCAGGCGATGATAGCGAGGGTTGGGCTCATGGGCTAACGCCACCAGTTTTCTGGGAACACAAGTCTACCCTTGCTGCAACCGGAGAGGAAGATCTACCGGAACTCATTGTGGAATTGGTAGAAGAGCACCGAAAGCAAGATGGCCGCCAGCAAGCTACTTTGATAACGCCAACTCGAAACTTGTACATCAGCCCAACTGACCCTCAATTAAACGGGGGTGGTACTTATGATTTGGTCATTGATTGCAATGGAAACCCGGAGGCCTCGGAAGGGAATTCAAAGCGACTAAACCTTGGTTGCGGAGTCTCTAAACTGGGGAGTCGCGACCTACGGAAGCATCTACATCAGGTTCTGGCCTTTACCAGTTCGCAGCTGGAGTCGAACCCGTCACAATCAATGCTTGTAACATGCGAGTCCGGGAAAGATCTTTCCGCAGGCGCTTTGCTCGCCATATTGTGTCTATGTTacgatgacgagggcaaGTATCCCTACGTCCAATCACAATCTGGTCATGCTAATCATGCAACAGGAAACTTTGCTGGATCTCATGCGAAAAACAAGATTGACAAGCAATTCATCCGACAGCGACTTGCCTGGATCGTGTCATCCAAGCATGACGTGAACCCTTCGCGCGCTACACTCCAATCTGTCAACGCGTTTCTTATGGAACGACCAGATTATTAA
- a CDS encoding uncharacterized protein (predicted protein), with protein sequence MFAWSPSPTSTSCTHKHAIGCLHLSSTQPVADTAGGVRIAHRSESCDLEYWGACNPHLPLLSFANIPSSSEISPSDFIVPQSNNISDNSRTPFQTALPRRPLSQSGSIETLREELQAIRHGTLTILNNLQLLTESFLMAQPVVSNSWDSSNVPELPRINPNLSSSVMNSPGGMGASESLNMQNSTNQSILSAQAVNSSPYIPHGLPNAASGLWA encoded by the exons ATGTTTGCTTGGTCCCCTTCACCTACCAGTACCAGTTGCACTCACAAGCATGCTATCGGCTGTCTTCATCTGAGCTCA ACACAACCCGTCGCAGATACTGCTGGAGGTGTGAGG ATCGCTCACAGGTCCGAGTCTTGTGATTTAGAATACTGGGGTGCTTGTAATCCCCATCTGCCGCTACTCTCCTTTGCCAATatcccatcttcatccgaaATATCTCCTAGCGATTTCATCGTGCCACAGTCGAACAACATCTCTGACAATTCTCGAACCCCCTTTCAAACAGCACTTCCACGTCGTCCGCTGTCTCAGTCTGGTAGTATCGAAACTCTCCGAGAAGAGCTTCAGGCCATCCGTCACGGGACTTTAACAATCCTCAATAACCTGCAATTGCTGACAGAGTCTTTCCTGATGGCGCAACCTGTCGTATCGAATTCCTGGGACTCAAGCAATGTACCTGAGCTCCCCAGGATTAACCCAAACTTATCATCTTCGGTCATGAACAGTCCTGGGGGTATGGGTGCTTCTGAGTCACTGAACATGCAGAACTCTACAAACCAAAGTATCCTGAGCGCGCAGGCTGTCAATTCTAGTCCTTATATTCCCCATGGACTTCCTAACGCAGCCAGCGGTCTCT GGGCCTGA
- a CDS encoding MutT/nudix family protein (nucleoside diphosphate-sugar hydrolase of the MutT (NUDIX) family) gives MSDPKALRSEIIARGPLDPKEARWTRLVKTTYRDPTGVERTWESAERQTRPANCAIDGVGIVTILNKSTGPELLLQKQYRPPIDKVVIEVPAGLIDAGETVEECAVRELKEETGYVGVAEQTSTVMYNDPGFCNTNLNMVHVRVDMSLPENQNPQPQLEENEFIESFTVPLASLFEEMKKLEAEGYAIDARVGTIAEGIELAQKWKL, from the exons ATGTCTGATCCTAAGGCTTTGCGGTCGGAGATTATTGCTAGGGGTCCTTTG GACCCTAAGGAGGCTAGATGGACGAGATTAGTCAAGACTACATACCGGGATCCTACCGGTGTAGAAAGGACGTGGGAGTCAGCGGAGCGGCAG ACCCGCCCGGCGAACTGCGCAATTGACGGCGTGGGGATCGTGACCATTCTCAACAAGTCGACGGGTCCAgaactccttctccagaaaCAGTATCGTCCTCCCATTGACAAGGTCGTCATTGAGGTTCCGGCTGGTCTCATAGATGCTGGCGAGACAGTGGAAGAATGTGCCGTGCGTGAGCTTAAGGAGGAAACGGGCTATGTGGGAGTGGCGGAGCAAACGAGTACCGTGATGTATAATG ATCCCGGATTTTGCAACACTAATCTCAATATGGTTCATGTCCGAGTAGACATGTCCTTGCCGGAGAACCAGAACCCGCAGCCACAGCTCGAAGAAAACGAATTCATCGAATCGTTCACTGTGCCGCTGGCCTCGCTTTtcgaagaaatgaaaaagctCGAGGCCGAAGGATATGCTATTGATGCCCGCGTGGGAACAATAGCAGAGGGTATCGAACTTGCGCAAAAGTGGAAGCTATAG
- a CDS encoding HAD family hydrolase (predicted protein), translated as MPKITEIFFDCDNTLVLSEELAFEACADLTNEILESRGIPDRYTGEQLIQDFVGQNFRGMMVSLQAKYGFEMPQEELEAFVKKEEDKVIAKLEAKAQPCVGANEELEKLYKAKKYHLAVVSSSALRRVQASIKKVGQDKFFDEDMVFSAATSLPKPTSKPDPAIYLHALEKCNKKPEETVTIEDSKSGALSAIRAGIHVIGYVGSYPGDEKKVEMAKLLKELGAEVIMKDWSEFQDCLSQIERLEQASQPTRHRLS; from the exons ATGCCTAAG ATTACCGAAATCTTCTTTGATTGTGACAACACCTTAGTCCTCTCTGAGGAGCTGGCCTTTGAGGCATGCGCCGACCTTACAAATGAGATCCTGGAGAGCCGCGGTATCCCTGATCGCTACACAGGGGAGCAGCTGATTCAAGACTTCGTCGGCCAGAACTTCCGTGGAATGATGGTCTCCCTCCAAGCCAAGTACGGATTCGAGATGCCCCAagaggaacttgaagcgTTCGTtaagaaggaggaggacaAAGTCATCGCTAAGCTGGAAGCCAAAGCTCAGCCTTGTGTCGGTGCCAACGAGGAACTTGAGAAGCTgtacaaggccaagaagtACCACTTGGCAGTTGTCTCCTCGTCTGCCTTGCGCCGCGTCCAGGCCTCCATCAAGAAAGTCGGACAGGACAAATTTTTTGACGAGGATATGGTCTTCAGTGCTGCCACCTCTCTCCCGAAACCCACCTCTAAGCCCGATCCAGCTATCTATCTCCACGCCCTTGAAAAGTGCAATAAGAAGCCGGAAGAGACTGTTACTATCGAGGACAGCAAGTCTGGCGCTCTTAGTGCTATCCGCGCCGGCATTCACGTCATCGGTTACGTTGGCAGCTACCCtggtgatgagaagaaggtcgaaaTGGCGAAGCTCCTCAAGGAGCTTGGCGCCGAAGTCATCATGAAGGACTGGTCAGAGTTCCAGGACTGTCTCTCTCAAATCGAACGGCTTGAGCAGGCTAGTCAACCCACCCGCCACCGCCTCTCTTGA
- a CDS encoding aldo/keto reductase family protein (aldo/keto reductase family proteins) yields MAAKLAITDLVPLPNSAVKIPRLGFGVYRSPPTQCVQSTLKALETGYRHVDTAQFYANEKEVGDAIRASGIPRSDIFVTTKILVPGGSPEATYSKLLASVEKIGGQDGYVDLFLIHSANAGASGRKEMWQALERLLEEGKTKSIGVSNWGVKHIEEMKSYAKVWPPHVNQIELHPWCQQRVVNAYCKKHGIVVEAYSPIVRNYKASDPTLVDLANKYGKTTQQVLVRYALQKEWVPLPKSDNPDRIVANANVFDFEISEEDMAVLNALDQGSAGAIVEAVENE; encoded by the exons ATGGCTGCGAAACTTGCCATCACGGATTTGGTACCCCTCCCTAACTCGGCGGTTAAGATCCCGCGTCTTGGGTTCGGTGTTTATCGCTCGCCGCCGACTCAGTGTGTGCAGTCTACTTTGAAGGCTTTGGAGACGGGTTATCGTCATGTTGATACGGCTCAGTTCTACGCGAATGAGAAGGAGGTCGGCGATGCAATTCGCGCCTCGGGCATCCCGCGCAGCGACATCTTCGTGACTACTAAGATCCTTGTCCCTGGTGGCTCGCCTGAAGCGACTTATAGTAAGCTGCTGGCCAgcgtggagaagatcgggGGTCAGGATGGATATGTGGATTTGTTTCTGATTCATAGCGCCAACGCGGGCGCGTCGGGTCGGAAGGAGATGTGGCAGGCCCTGGAGAGACTCctggaggaagggaagaCAAAGAGCATTGGTGTTAGTAACTGGGGCGTGAAGCACattgaggagatgaagtcatatGCGAAGGTTTGGCCGCCGCATGTGAACCAGATTGAG CTCCATCCCTGGTGTCAACAGCGGGTTGTAAATGCGTATTGTAAGAAGCATGGCATCGTTGTTGAGGCCTACTCCCCGATTGTGCGCAATTATAAAGCCAGCGATCCTACACTTGTCGACCTGGCGAACAAATATGGAAAGACAACCCAGCAGGTCTTGGTACGCTACGCTCTGCAGAAGGAATGGGTACCGCTGCCCAAGTCTGATAACCCTGATCGGATTGTGGCCAATGCCAACGTATTTGACTTTGAAATCagcgaggaggatatggctgtGTTGAATGCCTTGGATCAGGGAAGCGCTGGAGCTATTGTGGAGGCCGTTGAAAACGAATAG
- a CDS encoding alpha-actinin, sarcomeric (f-actin cross linking protein) (Ca2+-binding actin-bundling protein (actinin), alpha chain (EF-Hand protein superfamily)), which yields MLTVEKSWVNVQQKTFTKWLNDKLKVRRLFIEDLVSDLSNGIILIHLLEILGGEPLGKYASNPRLRVQKFENVNKSLDTIKGRGIQMTNIGAEDVVDGNRKIILGLIWTLILRFTISDINEEGMTAKEGLLLWCQRKTACYEEVEVRDFSTSWNDGLAFCALLDIHRPDLIDFDALDKKDHRGNMKLAFEIAANEIGIPDLLDVDDVCDVPRPDERSLMTYIAYWFHAFSQLERVENAGRRVEKFINNMHGAWEMQNSYERRMKELLRLIRAQREEWKNASFEGTYKDAKDQAFQFSLYKKKQKRQWVAEKSDLAALLGNIKTKLSTYRLRPYDPPAELSLEVCDQEWECLTRDEHERSQLINETIRDIKNALRRSFADKANDFALTLKTLSLAISGLDGDVEDQLAHVKRLNDNLPPLDAFLDTIAEIDEQCEEANIEENDYTTYTLDELSYELSLVKSSISKKLAFLDNQLVARNMTNLTPIQLEEFESVFRHFDRDSSNTLHELEFSAALASLGLVYDEDEMHEVYVETCGPARLAQNAGVSFEQFIRFMVSVTEDQNTAEQVLQSFREVADGKPYVTELDLRHSLIPDEVIDHLVQTMPRHEVFDRGEDQNEPKYDYYSFMQKMMESGNRGQSDAASNGGA from the exons ATGTTGACCGTTGAAAAGTCATGGGTCAATGTTCAGCAGAAAACCTTTACAAAATG GCTCAATGATAAATTAAAGGTTCGAAGACTCTTCATTGAAGATCTAGTATCTGACCTCTCCAACGGC ATCATCCTCATTCACCTTCTCGAAATCCTCGGCGGCGAGCCCCTCGGTAAATATGCCTCGAACCCCAGATTGCGCGTACAAAAGTTCGAAAATGTCAACAAGAGTCTGGACACTATCAAGGGGAGGGGAATTCAGATGACAAATATCGGTGCAGAGGACGTTGTGGATGGCAATAGGAAGATCATCTTAGGACTAATATGGACTCTCATTCTGAGATTCACCATCAGCGATATCAATGAGGAAGGTATGACCGCAAAAGAGGGTCTGTTGCTGTGGTGTCAAAGGAAAACTGCCTGCTACGAAGAAGTTGAGGTGCGGGACTTTTCCACTAGCTGGAACGATGGTCTGGCATTTTGTGCCCTTCTGGATATCCATCGCCCTGACTTAATCGACTTCGACGCACTTGATAAAAAGGACCACCGTGGGAACATGAAATTGGCATTTGAAATTGCTGCTAACGAAATCGGCATTCCCGACCTGCTTGATGTGGACGATGTCTGCGATGTCCCAAGACCTGATGAGCGGTCTTTGATGACTTACATCGCATATTGGTTCCATGCCTTCTCCCAGCTGGAGCGAGTCGAGAATGCCGGTAGACGAGTCGAAAAGttcatcaacaacatgcATGGCGCTTGGGAAATGCAGAACTCGTatgaaagaagaatgaaggaaCTTCTGCGCCTCATCAGAGCCCAACGcgaggaatggaagaacgCTTCGTTCGAAGGAACCTACAAGGATGCCAAGGACCAGGCCTTTCAATTTTCCTTGTacaagaaaaaacaaaaacgaCAATGGGTCGCGGAAAAGTCAGACCTTGCTGCCCTTCTGGGTAACATCAAAACCAAGCTCAGCACCTACCGCCTCCGCCCCTATGACCCCCCTGCAGAGCTAAGTCTTGAGGTTTGCGACCAAGAGTGGGAATGTCTAACGCGCGATGAGCATGAACGTAGTCAGCTCATTAACGAAACGATCCGAGATATCAAGAATGCCCTACGCCGGTCTTTCGCGGACAAAGCGAATGACTTCGCACTAACTTTGAAGACTCTATCTCTTGCAATATCCGGTCTTGATGGCGATGTAGAAGACCAGTTAGCCCATGTTAAGAGACTCAATGACAACCTTCCTCCCCTTGATGCGTTCTTAGATACTATTGCGGAGATAGACGAGCAGTGTGAGGAAGCGAACATTGAAGAGAACGATTACACAACATATACACTAGATGAACTCTCCTACGAGTTGAGCCTAGTCAAGTCGAGCATTTCCAAGAAGCTAGCCTTCCTTGACAATCAGCTCGTGGCTCGAAACATGACGAATCTGACCCCGATCCAGTTGGAAGAGTTTGAATCAGTATTTAGACATTTCGATCGCGACTCCTCAAACACCCTTCATGAGCTTGAGTTCTCTGCTGCCCTTGCCAGTCTTGGACTAGTAtatgacgaggatgagatgcACGAGGTGTACGTTGAGACGTGTGGCCCAGCTAGACTAGCACAGAACGCCGGTGTTAGCTTCGAACAGTTTATCCGTTTCATGGTCAGTGTGACTGAGGATCAAAACACAGCCGAACAAGTGTTGCAGAGTTTCCGTGAGGTCGCAGATGGCAAG CCATATGTCACAGAACTCGATCTTCGACACTCGCTCATTCCGGATGAAGTTATTGACCATCTTGTTCAGACCATGCCTAGGCATGAAGTGTTTGACCGGGGTGAAGACCAAAATGAACCCAAGTACGACTACTATAGCTTcatgcagaagatgatggagagtGGCAACCGTGGACAGAGTGATGCCGCTTCCAATGGCGGGGCTTAA
- a CDS encoding WD40 repeat domain-containing protein (serine/threonine kinase receptor-associated protein): MGPRLTDLARSQLDLTKVVPLTCHGHSRPVPHIDFSSTVEDDQYYLISACKDNNPMLRDGITGDWIGTFLGHKGAVWQARLSTDATIAATAAADFSAKVWDTHTGECLHTLQHSHIVRAVAFPMQTSPQVLATGGYEKKLRIFDLSRSNSGSNSSSPTFPSSTGENGTGVTSYEIGPGVHGGTIKSIVWNQDYNILTTAAEDRKIRWWDLRSRHPVIEYTVEGTIGSCELNTLAVRPNDPGILTVAAGKSVYLFDGSSPGRLIKKSDFRYEVASAAVNNETGRLVTGSADDTWARVYDLRTDEELEVQKGHHGPIWSVSFSPDGKLYGTGSEDGTIKLWKACREPYGLWR, translated from the exons ATGGGACCTCGATTAACCGACCTTGCCCGCAGTCAACTTG ACCTCACAAAAGTGGTCCCTTTGACCTGCCACGGACACTCTCGTCCTGTGCCGCATATCGACTTTTCTTCCACAGTAGAAGATGATCAGTACTACCTCATATCCGCTTGCAAGG ACAACAACCCCATGCTCCGGGATGGTATCACCGGTGATTG GATTGGAACCTTCCTCGGCCACAAAGGTGCAGTCTGGCAAGCCAGACTCTCAACAGATGCCACCATAGCAGCAACAGCTGCGGCCGATTTCTCCGC AAAAGTCTGGGACACCCACACAGGCGAATGCCTCCACACGCTGCAGCACTCCCACATCGTTCGGGCAGTTGCATTTCCCATGCAGACATCTCCCCAGGTTCTGGCTACAGGCGGCTATGAAAAGAAGCTCCGCATCTTCGACCTATCCCGCAGCAACAGCGGTAGCAACTCGTCCTCGCCGACCTTCCCCTCATCAACGGGGGAGAACGGCACCGGGGTAACTAGCTATGAGATCGGGCCCGGCGTCCACGGTGGAACCATCAAGTCCATCGTCTGGAACCAGGATTACAACATCCTCACAACAGCCGCGGAAGATCGTAAGATCAGATGGTGGGATCTGCGCTCTCGCCACCCTGTCATTGAGTACACTGTCGAGGGTACCATTGGTAGCTGTGAATTGAATACCTTGGCCGTTCGTCCCAATGACCCCGGCATCCTTACCGTCGCCGCGGGCAAATCCGTCTATCTATTCGATGGCTCGAGCCCCGGTCGTCTGATCAAGAAGTCTGACTTTAGGTACGAGGTCGCTAGTGCCGCTGTCAACAATGAAACCGGTCGACTGGTGACCGGAAGTGCGGACGACACTTGGGCGCGAGTTTATGATCTCCgaacggatgaagagctgg AAGTCCAAAAAGGCCACCACGGCCCGATCTGGTCCGTCAGTTTCTCACCTGACGGCAAACTCTACGGCACAGGAAGTGAGGACGGCACGATCAAATTGTGGAAGGCATGCAGAGAGCCATACGGTTTATGGCGGTGA